A single Haloglycomyces albus DSM 45210 DNA region contains:
- the rpsT gene encoding 30S ribosomal protein S20, with amino-acid sequence MANIKSKEKRNRQNEKRRLRNKAVKSSLKTSIRKFRAAEATGDIASAKEHLQIVGRQLDKAASKGVIHKNQAAQRKSKLARSLNKLEAAA; translated from the coding sequence GTGGCGAACATCAAGTCGAAAGAAAAGCGTAACCGGCAGAACGAAAAGCGCCGTCTGCGGAACAAAGCCGTCAAGTCGTCGCTGAAGACCTCCATCCGGAAATTCCGTGCCGCGGAGGCCACCGGCGACATTGCCAGCGCCAAAGAACACCTCCAGATCGTCGGCCGTCAGCTTGACAAGGCCGCCTCTAAAGGCGTTATCCACAAAAATCAGGCCGCGCAGCGCAAGTCGAAGCTGGCCCGCTCCCTGAACAAGCTGGAAGCCGCTGCTTAG
- the holA gene encoding DNA polymerase III subunit delta gives MADSSETVQLIVGDEPFLADRAVSEFLAEVRRQDSTAEISRISGSELTTGAFSTLTSPTLLGGAVIAVIDSAQDVSKDLFPTILSYVDSPAPGVYLLILHPGVQKGKALLDGLRKRKVPQTKVAKLKKTADRVAFVRGELTAAGAPARSATAQVAEVIITAVGSDPRELASACRQLVADTDGSLTSEAVHRYYSGRAEVTGFNVADVVVAGRSGEALSMLRSAFHIGVDPVPIADAIATAVRNLARVASESGSAQQLASKLGMAPWQVDKARRQANTWAPHALAQAMTIAARLNGEVKGGTDDREWALEHAIVEISALATNRGR, from the coding sequence GTGGCCGATTCTTCTGAAACAGTCCAACTGATCGTCGGTGATGAGCCGTTCCTGGCCGACCGTGCCGTGTCCGAATTCTTGGCGGAAGTACGTCGGCAGGACTCGACTGCCGAGATCTCGCGGATATCCGGTAGTGAACTGACGACTGGCGCGTTTTCGACGCTGACCAGTCCGACGCTTCTGGGGGGTGCGGTCATCGCCGTCATTGATTCGGCCCAGGACGTGTCAAAGGATCTGTTTCCCACGATCCTGTCGTACGTCGACAGTCCGGCCCCCGGCGTCTACCTTCTGATTCTCCACCCCGGGGTACAGAAGGGTAAAGCGCTGCTCGACGGGCTCCGTAAACGCAAAGTACCGCAGACGAAGGTGGCCAAACTAAAAAAGACGGCCGACCGAGTGGCGTTCGTGCGCGGTGAGTTGACCGCGGCCGGTGCTCCCGCGCGATCGGCAACGGCCCAGGTGGCGGAAGTGATCATCACCGCCGTCGGTTCGGATCCACGCGAACTGGCGTCCGCGTGCCGCCAATTGGTCGCCGATACCGACGGTTCACTCACGTCGGAAGCGGTTCATCGATACTATTCCGGACGTGCGGAGGTAACCGGATTCAACGTCGCCGATGTCGTGGTGGCCGGGCGAAGCGGGGAAGCGTTGTCCATGTTGCGGTCGGCGTTTCATATCGGGGTGGACCCCGTTCCCATAGCCGATGCCATTGCGACGGCGGTTCGCAATCTCGCCCGCGTGGCCTCGGAGAGCGGCTCGGCCCAGCAATTGGCCTCCAAACTGGGAATGGCGCCGTGGCAGGTGGACAAGGCACGTCGACAGGCGAACACCTGGGCTCCACACGCCTTGGCACAGGCGATGACCATTGCGGCCCGTCTCAACGGGGAAGTCAAGGGTGGTACGGACGATCGAGAATGGGCGCTGGAGCACGCCATCGTGGAAATCAGTGCCCTGGCAACGAATCGGGGACGATAA